A stretch of the Planktothricoides raciborskii GIHE-MW2 genome encodes the following:
- a CDS encoding type II toxin-antitoxin system HicA family toxin — protein sequence MGRLAGFRYREIVKILKSFGFVFDRQAAGSHEIWYNPDRNFYTTIPNHPGDMPEGTLRAILKQADITPEDFLNASK from the coding sequence ATGGGCAGATTAGCTGGATTTCGTTATCGAGAAATTGTCAAAATTCTTAAATCTTTTGGCTTCGTTTTTGACCGACAAGCCGCAGGCAGCCATGAAATTTGGTATAATCCTGACAGAAATTTTTATACCACTATTCCCAATCACCCAGGGGATATGCCAGAGGGAACTCTCCGGGCAATTCTTAAGCAAGCTGATATTACTCCCGAAGACTTTCTCAACGCCTCAAAGTAA
- a CDS encoding type II toxin-antitoxin system HicB family antitoxin encodes MLKSRFSSILTFLDLMEKILNLQIEKLPEGVYLATSDELPGLVAQGRTITETLEIARDVARKLLEAKAERNQTDLLKPIGDRFNYPLVVGQ; translated from the coding sequence TTGCTTAAATCTCGATTTTCTAGCATCCTCACCTTTCTCGACCTTATGGAAAAAATCCTTAACCTTCAGATTGAAAAACTCCCAGAAGGGGTGTACTTGGCAACCTCTGATGAACTGCCTGGGTTAGTGGCCCAGGGACGAACCATAACTGAAACCTTGGAAATTGCCCGTGATGTGGCACGAAAACTATTAGAAGCCAAAGCGGAACGAAACCAAACAGACTTATTAAAACCCATAGGTGATCGCTTCAACTATCCGTTAGTAGTGGGGCAGTAG
- a CDS encoding phage holin family protein, whose translation MANIIQLLIIWLVTAISFVIISKIPTGVEIDDFNKALFSAAVFGILNALVRPVIAVVTVPVLGGIFSDFLLRTLLNMIIFGLAAYLVEGFRLRWGIWSALLGSLALGFINSILLSFIPI comes from the coding sequence ATGGCTAACATTATCCAACTGTTGATCATTTGGCTGGTCACGGCTATCAGCTTTGTGATTATTTCCAAAATTCCCACTGGCGTAGAAATTGATGACTTTAACAAAGCTTTATTTTCCGCAGCGGTATTTGGCATTTTAAATGCCCTAGTCCGCCCGGTTATTGCTGTAGTAACTGTGCCAGTTTTAGGGGGAATTTTTTCAGATTTTCTCTTAAGAACTTTGCTGAATATGATTATCTTTGGATTGGCCGCTTATCTGGTGGAAGGATTTCGCTTGCGTTGGGGAATTTGGAGTGCTTTGCTTGGTTCCCTTGCTTTGGGATTTATTAACAGTATCCTCTTGAGTTTTATTCCTATTTAG
- the ychF gene encoding redox-regulated ATPase YchF, which translates to MLRAGIVGLPNVGKSTLFNALVANAKADAANFPFCTIEPNVGVVAVPDERLEVLTKLSSSAQTVPTRMEFVDIAGLVKGASKGEGLGNQFLSHIREVDAIVHVVRCFENDDIIHVSGSVDPLRDIEVINLELCLADLAQVDRRCDRTRKQARANKDAQEELVVLEKLQTALNEGQPIRLLPLSLEEKEIIKPLGLLTAKPVIYATNVSEDDLATGNQWVEQVQKLAAIEAAQVVIVSAQVESELVELPEAERADFLESLGVAEGGLKTLIRATYKLLGLRTFLTTGPKETRAWTIHEGMSAPQAAGVIHSDFERGFIRAETVAYNDLVTSGSMQAAKEKGLVRSEGKEYVVQEGDVMLFRFNV; encoded by the coding sequence ATGCTTAGAGCCGGAATTGTCGGACTACCCAATGTTGGTAAATCTACCTTATTTAATGCTTTGGTCGCCAATGCCAAGGCTGATGCGGCGAATTTTCCCTTTTGCACCATTGAACCAAATGTCGGGGTGGTAGCGGTGCCCGATGAACGGTTGGAGGTGCTGACAAAACTTTCGAGTTCGGCACAAACCGTCCCCACCCGGATGGAGTTTGTGGATATTGCCGGTTTGGTCAAAGGTGCCAGCAAGGGCGAAGGGTTGGGCAACCAGTTTTTATCCCATATTCGGGAAGTGGATGCGATCGTTCATGTGGTGCGGTGTTTTGAGAATGATGATATTATTCATGTCTCCGGTTCCGTTGACCCGTTGCGAGATATTGAAGTCATTAATCTAGAGCTTTGTTTAGCGGATTTAGCCCAGGTTGATCGACGGTGCGATCGCACTCGCAAGCAAGCCCGGGCTAACAAAGATGCCCAAGAGGAACTCGTGGTATTAGAAAAGTTACAAACCGCGTTAAATGAAGGTCAACCCATCCGACTGTTGCCCCTATCCTTAGAAGAAAAAGAAATCATTAAACCCTTGGGTTTATTAACCGCAAAACCCGTGATTTACGCCACCAATGTTTCCGAAGATGACTTAGCCACGGGGAATCAGTGGGTGGAACAAGTGCAAAAATTAGCGGCGATCGAAGCTGCTCAAGTAGTCATTGTTTCTGCCCAAGTAGAATCAGAACTCGTGGAACTTCCCGAAGCAGAACGAGCGGATTTTCTAGAATCTCTTGGGGTTGCCGAAGGGGGATTAAAAACCCTCATTCGGGCTACTTATAAATTATTAGGTTTGCGAACTTTCTTAACCACCGGACCAAAAGAAACTCGCGCTTGGACGATTCACGAAGGAATGTCTGCCCCCCAAGCTGCTGGGGTGATTCACTCGGATTTTGAACGGGGATTTATTCGCGCTGAAACCGTTGCTTATAATGACCTGGTGACTTCCGGTTCTATGCAAGCCGCCAAAGAAAAAGGTTTAGTTCGCAGTGAAGGAAAAGAATATGTAGTTCAAGAAGGAGACGTGATGTTATTCCGATTTAATGTGTAG
- a CDS encoding glycerol-3-phosphate acyltransferase, translated as MTLTQVWGAFLIFTVCPILGGLPLIAWITWALTRRKLAELGTGNIGVSAAFYHGGKLAGILAVISEALKGIAAVLLARQFFPQNPEWELVALIALVMGRYWLGKGAGTTNVVWGFVVHDWRIAGLIFLIGGVSFTILRERQWGRTGVLILMPTITALLYWQQWERTWLAAILSLLLFWIYAQMPDDLDLPPEETHRESEKMFRFFQGDRACKTLNQPLDPRKVGQKAATLSQLKRWGYPVPPGWVLLPGDDPEALIASLNPSPKSPFIVRSSGINEDLDTASAAGQYASIPNICDRLALQQAITDCLNSYDRPGAVKYRQDRNIGDAAIAVLIQPQIRGVFSGVAFSRDPIQRQGDAVMIEALPGDCSQVVSGKKTPERYQVLVSAAKATDPTDPIDSTSYPPENIRNSSWKLPPDLNLPIQGKGDIPAIVIEQIAFLARHIENRYHGIPQDIEWTYDGQKFWILQSRPITTLLPIWTRKIAAEVIPGIIHPLTWSINRPLTCGVWGELFTLVLQDQAQGLNFQETATLHYSQAYFNASLLGEIFRRMGLPPESLEFLTRGSKFSQPPLTATLKNIPGLLRLIGREIQLADDFYRAYKNRFGHALTKLAKQRDQSWDFTAIKLTPKSLIERIDAILELLSDCTYYSILAPLSFAFRRTLLRVEDSELDYSQTPEVAAVRSLQELANNTRMLLPNLNQLLPDYQNQGGDSSQLFATLAEIPEGQTVFDQFEQFLNRYGYLSETATDITVPRWKENPRFLRNLFAQLLFHPSPVPVKTYSSNVPTHIVQKRLQLKGKVTEVYHKLLAELRWSILALEKLWLNAELFFESGDIFFLELSEIRQLLPLDLSSIATNTELIEEVLDPLYDLIEARRDQRQQDAEIPSVPLIVYGNSPPTSPKSYLVTSEAQIQGIGASPGVIQGRIKILKTLQLSATIDRETILVVPYTDAGWAPLLARAGGIIAEVGGQLSHGAIVAREYGIPAVMDIHDAMQIFRDGDLVRIDGGQGIVELL; from the coding sequence ATGACTTTAACGCAAGTTTGGGGTGCTTTTCTGATTTTCACCGTCTGTCCTATATTGGGCGGACTACCCCTAATCGCCTGGATTACATGGGCCCTGACTCGGCGAAAATTGGCCGAATTGGGTACGGGCAATATTGGTGTGTCGGCAGCCTTTTACCACGGGGGTAAATTGGCGGGAATTTTGGCGGTGATTTCAGAAGCCCTCAAGGGAATTGCGGCGGTTTTATTAGCAAGGCAATTTTTTCCCCAAAACCCAGAGTGGGAATTGGTGGCTTTAATTGCTTTGGTCATGGGCCGTTATTGGTTGGGCAAAGGCGCGGGAACCACCAATGTAGTCTGGGGGTTTGTCGTCCACGACTGGCGCATTGCTGGGTTGATTTTTTTGATTGGTGGGGTGAGTTTTACCATTTTGCGGGAACGCCAATGGGGACGGACTGGGGTGTTGATACTCATGCCCACGATTACGGCACTATTATATTGGCAACAGTGGGAGCGAACCTGGTTAGCGGCTATTCTAAGTCTGTTGTTATTTTGGATTTATGCACAAATGCCCGATGATTTAGACCTCCCCCCAGAAGAAACTCACCGAGAGTCGGAGAAGATGTTTCGTTTTTTTCAGGGCGATCGCGCCTGCAAAACTCTGAATCAACCCCTAGATCCCAGAAAAGTCGGTCAAAAAGCGGCGACCCTCTCTCAACTGAAACGCTGGGGCTATCCGGTGCCCCCAGGATGGGTTCTGTTGCCCGGAGATGACCCGGAAGCTTTGATCGCCAGCCTGAACCCTAGCCCCAAGTCTCCTTTTATTGTCCGGTCTTCCGGGATTAATGAAGATTTAGATACTGCTTCCGCTGCCGGTCAGTATGCCAGTATCCCGAATATTTGCGATCGCCTTGCCTTGCAACAAGCGATTACTGACTGTTTAAACTCCTACGATCGCCCTGGGGCAGTCAAATATCGGCAAGATCGAAACATTGGCGATGCGGCGATCGCTGTCTTAATTCAGCCCCAAATTCGCGGCGTCTTTTCTGGCGTCGCTTTCAGCCGTGACCCGATCCAGCGTCAGGGAGACGCGGTGATGATTGAAGCCTTACCGGGAGACTGTAGCCAAGTCGTCTCTGGCAAAAAAACCCCGGAACGCTATCAAGTTTTGGTCAGTGCAGCGAAAGCCACCGATCCCACCGATCCGATCGATTCAACAAGCTATCCCCCGGAAAATATCAGAAATAGCAGTTGGAAACTTCCCCCAGACCTGAACCTGCCCATCCAAGGCAAAGGCGATATTCCGGCGATCGTCATCGAACAAATCGCTTTTTTAGCCCGTCACATAGAAAACCGTTATCACGGCATCCCCCAGGACATCGAATGGACTTATGATGGCCAAAAATTTTGGATTTTGCAAAGTCGTCCCATCACCACCTTACTACCGATTTGGACGCGCAAAATTGCCGCCGAAGTCATCCCCGGAATCATTCATCCCCTCACTTGGTCAATTAATCGTCCCTTAACCTGCGGTGTTTGGGGTGAACTTTTTACCCTCGTCCTCCAAGACCAAGCCCAAGGTCTTAATTTTCAAGAAACCGCCACCTTACATTATTCTCAGGCTTATTTTAACGCCTCTTTATTAGGAGAAATTTTTCGCCGCATGGGTTTACCTCCAGAAAGCTTAGAATTTCTCACCAGAGGATCTAAATTTAGCCAACCTCCCCTCACCGCTACCCTGAAAAATATTCCCGGTTTGCTTCGATTAATTGGTCGAGAAATCCAACTAGCCGATGACTTTTACAGAGCCTATAAAAATCGCTTTGGCCACGCATTAACTAAGCTGGCAAAACAACGGGATCAAAGTTGGGATTTCACTGCCATAAAATTAACCCCGAAATCCCTAATTGAACGAATTGATGCGATATTAGAATTGCTTTCCGATTGCACCTACTACAGTATTTTAGCCCCGTTAAGTTTTGCTTTCCGTCGAACTTTATTGCGAGTAGAAGATAGTGAACTAGACTATAGCCAAACCCCGGAAGTGGCCGCAGTGCGATCGCTCCAAGAACTCGCCAACAACACCCGGATGCTACTGCCTAATTTAAATCAACTGTTGCCAGATTATCAAAACCAAGGCGGTGACTCTTCCCAACTCTTTGCCACTCTAGCGGAAATTCCCGAAGGTCAAACCGTCTTCGATCAATTTGAACAATTCCTTAACCGCTACGGATATCTCAGCGAAACAGCCACCGATATCACCGTTCCTCGCTGGAAAGAAAACCCCCGGTTCTTAAGAAATTTATTTGCCCAATTGCTTTTTCATCCCTCCCCTGTCCCAGTCAAAACTTATAGCTCCAACGTCCCAACCCACATTGTCCAGAAACGCCTTCAACTCAAAGGCAAAGTGACAGAAGTTTATCATAAACTTTTAGCGGAACTGCGCTGGAGTATCTTAGCCTTAGAAAAACTTTGGCTCAATGCCGAACTATTTTTTGAATCCGGAGATATCTTTTTTTTGGAATTATCAGAAATTCGTCAATTATTGCCCCTGGATTTATCGAGTATTGCCACGAACACTGAACTAATCGAAGAAGTTCTCGATCCCCTGTATGACTTAATCGAAGCCCGTCGGGATCAACGGCAACAAGATGCGGAAATTCCCTCAGTCCCGCTAATTGTTTATGGGAACTCTCCCCCGACCAGTCCCAAATCCTACCTCGTAACTTCCGAAGCCCAAATCCAGGGAATTGGTGCCAGTCCCGGAGTGATTCAAGGTCGAATCAAAATTCTGAAAACTTTGCAGTTATCCGCCACCATTGACCGAGAAACTATTCTCGTTGTCCCCTATACCGACGCTGGTTGGGCTCCTTTGTTAGCCCGCGCTGGGGGCATCATTGCCGAAGTGGGCGGTCAACTCTCTCATGGGGCGATCGTTGCCCGTGAATATGGAATTCCCGCCGTGATGGACATTCACGATGCCATGCAAATTTTCCGCGATGGCGATCTAGTCAGAATTGATGGTGGTCAAGGAATTGTCGAATTGCTCTAA